The Sphingomonas sanxanigenens DSM 19645 = NX02 genome includes a region encoding these proteins:
- a CDS encoding N-formylglutamate amidohydrolase, translating into MAEPQPFSRIGPVLLTSPVVLSVPHAGRDYPADLAAMLRIPMQAAESLEDRHADLLARQAAASGGVAGLVARVPRLWIDLNRAEQEIDPEMTDPPLRGTALIASAKVRGGLGLVPRRLHPHGDIWCHKLSVDAVAARIRTVHRPYHEALAQLLAQARMRFGVAVLIDLHSMPPIRQAAGQPTARVVIGDRFGRSAAARITARAVAEARVAGLPVAINTPYAGAHMLDRHGDPRRGIHAIQLEIDRSLYLAPGLREPGEGLPRIAGFVAALAAGLAEEVTGWRDAAAAE; encoded by the coding sequence ATGGCCGAGCCCCAGCCATTCAGCCGCATCGGCCCCGTCCTGCTGACCTCGCCGGTCGTGCTCTCGGTGCCGCATGCCGGCCGCGACTATCCCGCGGATCTGGCGGCGATGCTGCGAATCCCGATGCAGGCGGCCGAATCGCTGGAAGACCGGCATGCCGACCTCCTCGCGCGGCAGGCCGCCGCATCGGGCGGCGTCGCGGGGTTGGTAGCGCGCGTGCCGCGGCTGTGGATCGACCTCAACCGCGCCGAGCAGGAAATCGACCCCGAAATGACGGATCCGCCGCTGCGCGGCACCGCGCTGATCGCGTCGGCGAAGGTGCGCGGCGGGCTTGGCCTCGTGCCCCGACGGTTGCACCCCCATGGCGACATCTGGTGCCACAAACTGTCCGTGGACGCAGTCGCCGCGCGCATCCGCACCGTCCATCGCCCCTACCATGAGGCGTTGGCGCAGCTGCTGGCGCAGGCGCGGATGCGGTTCGGCGTGGCGGTGCTGATCGATCTCCATTCGATGCCGCCCATCCGGCAAGCCGCCGGCCAGCCGACCGCGCGTGTCGTGATCGGCGACCGTTTCGGACGGTCGGCGGCAGCGCGCATCACCGCGCGCGCGGTGGCGGAGGCACGTGTGGCGGGGCTGCCGGTGGCGATCAACACCCCCTATGCGGGTGCCCACATGCTCGACCGCCATGGCGATCCGCGGCGCGGCATCCATGCGATCCAGCTTGAAATCGACCGTAGCCTCTATCTCGCGCCCGGACTGCGCGAGCCGGGCGAAGGGCTGCCGCGAATCGCCGGGTTCGTCGCGGCGCTCGCGGCGGGGCTGGCGGAAGAGGTCACCGGTTGGCGGGATGCCGCGGCCGCCGAGTGA
- the cpdR gene encoding cell cycle two-component system response regulator CpdR gives MIRILLAEDDAAMRHYLSRALETSGYQVTAVESGTDALPLLDAHDYDLLLTDIVMPEIDGIELARRATERMPALQVMFITGFAAVTLDAGQAMPQARLLSKPFHLRDLVMQIDRLFGIGTTRDPQ, from the coding sequence ATGATCCGGATTCTGCTCGCCGAGGATGATGCGGCGATGCGTCACTATCTCTCCCGCGCGCTCGAGACGTCCGGCTATCAGGTCACTGCGGTGGAATCCGGCACCGACGCGCTGCCGCTGCTCGACGCGCACGATTATGATCTGCTGCTGACCGACATCGTCATGCCCGAGATCGATGGCATCGAACTCGCCCGCCGCGCGACCGAGCGGATGCCGGCGTTGCAGGTGATGTTCATCACCGGTTTCGCCGCGGTCACGCTGGATGCGGGGCAGGCGATGCCGCAGGCGCGGTTGCTCTCCAAGCCGTTCCACCTGCGCGATCTGGTGATGCAGATCGACCGCCTTTTCGGGATCGGCACGACCCGCGATCCGCAATGA
- a CDS encoding tyrosine-type recombinase/integrase, with product MTDYWVEHGSAQASADAIRARLKLMTRFMDREAEAGRLVDPFLPEHLDDRFLERFRSWAIADPIVARKKDDSGNWIDGTSRPRSASTVEESVIQLKAALSHAFNARRTRYVPPLKHKTRDQVTAQRSYRLSVDGIAELLDFTMRGSGNYGGHADRLIPLRRYLIGAVCTLARPDAILDISVEPRREQWMKDERRLALNPAGRLQTKKVRPIVPVVDLLHAWLTETTEWLVCKERKSFDPNQRIDVVEQLRVASVRSAWDTAREALGIPDGWGPKLIRHSMATILAARRVDLVELEIALGHRPLSKTTGRYAIFDPDYLASIRAGIEDVVADLTRKAGPAIHPKLTQAHGNVTVLRA from the coding sequence ATGACGGACTATTGGGTTGAGCATGGATCGGCGCAGGCCAGCGCGGACGCGATCCGCGCGCGCCTCAAGCTCATGACCCGGTTCATGGACCGCGAGGCCGAGGCCGGGCGCCTAGTTGACCCGTTCCTGCCCGAGCATCTCGACGACCGCTTCCTCGAGCGTTTTCGGAGTTGGGCGATTGCCGACCCGATCGTCGCACGGAAGAAGGACGACAGTGGCAACTGGATCGACGGCACCAGCCGGCCGCGATCGGCATCGACCGTTGAGGAAAGCGTCATCCAGTTGAAGGCGGCGCTAAGCCATGCCTTCAATGCGCGCCGCACGCGCTACGTGCCGCCGCTGAAGCACAAGACGCGCGACCAGGTGACGGCGCAGCGAAGCTATCGCCTGTCGGTGGACGGCATCGCCGAGCTGCTGGACTTCACGATGCGGGGGTCTGGCAACTACGGCGGTCACGCCGACCGGCTCATCCCCCTGCGCCGGTACCTGATCGGGGCGGTCTGCACGCTCGCGCGCCCCGATGCGATCCTCGACATCAGCGTCGAACCCCGCCGCGAGCAGTGGATGAAGGATGAGCGCCGCCTCGCCCTGAACCCGGCGGGCCGCCTCCAGACGAAGAAGGTGCGTCCGATCGTGCCCGTCGTCGACCTGCTTCACGCATGGCTCACCGAGACGACCGAATGGCTCGTCTGCAAGGAGCGCAAATCGTTCGACCCGAATCAGCGAATCGATGTCGTCGAGCAACTGCGTGTCGCGTCCGTGCGATCCGCATGGGATACCGCCCGCGAGGCGCTCGGCATCCCCGACGGCTGGGGACCAAAGCTGATCCGCCATTCCATGGCGACTATCCTCGCCGCCCGCCGTGTGGACTTGGTCGAACTGGAAATAGCGCTTGGACACCGGCCGCTCAGCAAGACGACCGGGCGCTATGCCATCTTCGATCCGGACTATCTGGCGTCGATCCGCGCCGGCATTGAGGATGTGGTCGCCGACCTCACCCGGAAGGCCGGCCCGGCGATTCACCCAAAGCTCACCCAAGCGCACGGAAACGTCACGGTGCTGCGGGCATAA